TTGATTCTTCGAAGGCTCATGAAGAGAGCTGGGACCTACTGGGCGACGAAGTAGGGAAACCACTGCCAGAAGGGCATTTCAAAAAAGGGTTTGGTCGTAAGAATCAAGTGATCATTCCTGAGATTCTCGGATGGACGAATGATTCTGAAGAGATCGAGCGTCTGGGAAATCGGAAGGAAGCACTTTACCGGGAGATTGTAGCCGAGAAGGGAGTCGACCGTATTCCTGGAATTGAGGCGTTCCTTCAAAATTTAAATGCAGTAGGTATTGGCTGCGCGGTTGGTTCGTCGACCCCGAGAAAGAACGTCGAGACGATTCTCGAGATGGTCGGGTTTGGTCCTTACTTTCAAGCCATAGTCTGTGCGGAAGATGTGACCCAAGGGAAACCAAACCCCGAGGTCTTTCTAACTGGTGCCTCCAAGCTTGGTCTCGAGGTTGGAAACTGTGCCGTTTTCGAAGATGCCTATGCGGGACTTCAAGCTGCTAAAGCAGGCGGTATGAAAGCAATCGCACTTTCCACGACCCATCCAGCAGAGGCGTTAAAGGCTGAGTCACCCGATCTTATCCTGGAGAATTTCTTGGGATTTGAGTTTGAGAAATTCAGTCATCTTTTTAAACGCAGATCCACTCAGATTAACACAGAAAAGAATTCCGATTTTCCAAATTATTCGTGTTCATTGGTGTCCATTCGTGGTTAACTCCTTAGCTTTCATATCAATCTCGCCTCTATGTTCGATAAAAAGAAACTTAGTCTAACTGCCAAAATCCTCATTGGGATGTTTACCGGTATTGCTCTTGGTAGTCTTATCAATGCGTTTCTCTCTGGGAATGTTATGGTGGAGAACTACCTGGTGGAAGGGCTGTTCGCCATCATCGGCACCATCTTTATTAATGCGCTCAAGATGCTGGTGGTTCCCTTGGTGCTGGTATCGCTGATTTGCGGAACGGCTGCCTTGGACGATGCACGAAGGGTAGGGACTGTCGGAATTAAGGCGGTCGGATTGTACCTGTTTACAACAGCGGTCGCCATTACTTTGGCCCTGTGTTGTTCCTTGATTGTTAATCCTGGTAAAGGGATCGATCCGGATAAGTTCATCGAAAAGAAAGCGCCCGTAAGATCTGCGGTTGAGCTGCAAGTCGACGATCTGGAAAGTGAACTGGTTGCGGTAAAAGCGGTGATCAATGAGGTGGCGACTAATCAATTGCAAGTCGTGCCGCCGTTTCAGCTCGAGGACAATGCCGAGGATGAATCAGTAGTCACTTTCACGCCTGCCAAAGCGCCTCCACTCAAAGAGGTGATTATTAATTTGTTTCCCAGCAATCCCTTCCAAGCGATGGCTCAGGGCAATATGCTCCAGATCATTGTATTCGCTGTGCTCTTCGGGATCGCGCTGACGATGTCGGGGAAAAAAGGGCAACGCGTGCTTTCCATATTTAAGGATTTGAATGAGGTGGTGATGAAGCTGGTTCTCATTCTGATCGAGCTGGCTCCTTATGGGGTCTTTTGTTTGGTTAGCCGTACTTTCGCTACTCAGGGCTTTGATGCGATTTGGCCGCTGGCTAAGTATTTCTTCCTCGTAGTCGGTGTACTGCTCATTCACGCCTCATTGACCTATCCTTTACTACTAAAATTCCTGACTGGGTTGAGTCCTTTTACCTTCCTGAAAAAGATGCGCGAAGCACAGATCTTTGCCTTCAGTACTGCGAGTAGCAATGCCACGATTCCAGTGACTCTGGAAACAGCGGAAAAGGATTTGGGAGTGAATAACTCAATTGCCTCGTTTACGGTTCCACTGGGTGCCACCATTAATATGGATGGCACGGCTGTCATGCAGGGAGTTGCCACCATCTTTATTGCTCAAGCCTACGGTATTGACCTGACCTTTGGAAATCTGATGACCGTGATTGTAACGGCCACGCTGGCCTCAGTCGGGACGGCTGGTGTTCCCAGTGCCGGACTCATCATGCTTTCCATTGTGCTTATACAAATCGGCCTTCCAGTCGATGCGATCGCCATCATTTGGGGTATTGATCGCTTACTCGATATGCTGAGAACCTCCGTCAATATCACCGGTGATGCCATGGTAACCACGATCGTTGGAAAGTGGGAAGGGCAGTTGGATAAAGACATCTTTAATAATGACACGTCTTCGTCTGAAGGATGAGAACTATACAAGGAATTGAATAAACCACTGATAACACTGATAAGCACTGATCTATAACTTCGTGAATTGCTCTGAATAAATTATAGGAGCGTATCTAAATTGTATCATCTGCGCATTTGGTTGTTCATTTATTACTCCGCTTCCTCAGTATCAGTGTAAATCAGTGCCTTCCGTGGGTTAAAAATGTCATCCTCCGAAAAGTTTAAGTTAGCAGCTGAATACACCCCTCGTGGAGACCAACCAGAGGCAATCGATCAGTTGGTGAAGTCGATTCAGGACGGGAACCGTTTTCAGACTTTGTTGGGCGTTACGGGATCGGGGAAGACCTTTACGATGGCCAATGTGATTGAGCAGATTCAGCGGCCGACGCTCATCATGTCGCATAATAAGACCTTGGCGGCTCAGCTCTACTCGGAGTTTAAAAACTTTTTCCCGGACAATGCCGTCGAGTACTTTGTCAGCTACTACGACTATTATCAGCCGGAGGCCTATGTGCCGGCAACTGATACCTATATCGAGAAAGATTCCTCCATTAACGACGAGATCGAGCGCCTGCGGATTGCTGCGACTAGCTCGTTGATCAGTCGGAGGGATGTGTTGGTGGTAGCCAGTGTGTCTTGCATTTATGGCCTGGGATCACCTGAAGATTATCAGGAGCTCATGATTCCATTGCGCATTGGTTCAGACATCGGGCGTGATCCACTCCTGCATCGCCTGGTAGACATTCAGTATAATCGAAATGACGTAGACTTGTCTCGAGGGAATTTTCGTGTGCGTGGCGATGTAGTGGATATCTTTCCAGCCTACATGGAGACATCCATTCGTGTTGAGTTCTGGGGGGATGAGATCGATAGCATCAAGGAGCTAGATCCCTTGACGGGTGACACAGGGGCTTCGCTCAATCACTTTGATTTGTGCCCGGCCAATCAATACCTGACGACCAAAGGAAAAGTTGAGGGATCCATTGACGGTATTAAACAGGAGTTGGAAGAACGGGTTGCTTACTTCGAATCTCGTGGGCTGCTTCTGGAGGCGCAACGTGTCCGCATGCGAACCGACTACGACCTGGAGCAATTACAAGAACTTGGGTTTTGCAGTGGAATTGAAAATTATTCTCGCTGGTTCAGTGGTAGGAAGCCCGGAGAACGACCTTTCTGTCTAATTGATTTCTTTCCGGATGACCTGCTGATCATGTTGGACGAGAGTCACGCGACGCTCCCACAGATTGGTGGAATGTATCAGGGAGATCGTTCTCGGAAAACTACCCTGGTTGAGCATGGATTTCGTTTACCCTCTGCGTTGGATAATCGCCCGATGAATATTGAGGAATTCATGGAGTTGGCCAAGCAAGTGATGTTTGTCTCCGCGACACCACGACCCTTCGAGATGGAAAATTCGGCGGTAGTCGCTGAACAGATAATTCGGCCCACCGGACTGTTGGATCCGACGATGGAAATACTACCAACCAAAGGGCAGGTGGAGCATTTGATCGGGGAGATTAAGAATGCAGTTGATCAGGAAGAACGGGTGCTCGTGACAACCTTGACCAAGCGCATGTCCGAAGATCTGACGACCTTTCTTAGAGAGGCTGAAATCCGTGTAGAATACCTGCACAGTGATATTGATGCGATTGAGCGTGTGGAAATCCTTCGCAGACTGCGTGCGGGAGATTTTGATGTTCTGGTTGGCGTGAACCTATTACGCGAGGGACTGGATTTACCCGAGGTAGCGTTGGTCGCGATTCTAGATGCAGACAAAGAAGGCTTTTTGAGAAACTTCACCAGTCTGGTTCAAACGGCTGGCCGGGCTGCCCGTCATGAAAAGGGCCGGGTATTGCTCTATGCCGATAAGCTGAACGATTCTCTAAAGAAGACGATCGCAGTAACGGCCTATCGACGAGATAAACAGGAAGCCTACAACGAGGAACATGGCATCACCCCCAAAAGTGTGGTGCGTCCTGTGCAATCCAGTTTGGTTTACCAAACCAAAGAGGAAGATACCGGGCTGGTCGCAGAAGCATTGGGTGGGGATGAACGCAAACAGGTCATTGCGGAAATGGAGCAGGAAATGCTTGAGGCGGCCGATAGTCTGGAATTTGAGCGTGCTGCATTGTTGCGTGACCAAATCTCCCTGCTTCGATCCGGAAAGGACGGGGCACCTAAGAAAAAGGGAAGAAGTCGCGGCTACGGTAGACGCGGAAGAAGATAAGGTAGCACAAACGTCTCACCTGGGTGTTTTCGAGGAAGAGAAAGAGTAGGAGGAAGAGAAAGATTCATGAATACTTCCATTCTGGTGTTTGAAAATTTGTGTGAATCTGTGTAGATCTGCGGTTTAAAAAAAAATACTACCCCTATGTTTCGAAAAATCGCTTCTCATACTTGGTTCCTAATCCTGGCATTCACCTGTGGTCATTACGCTCTCGCAGACGATCGCCCCAATATGATCGTCATTTTTATCGATGAGCTTCGTTGGGATGGCCTTGGCATTACTGGTCACCCCTTTGTCGAAACCCCTCATATCGATCGTTTGGCTCGTGAGGGTATGCTAATGGACAACGCCTTTGTTGTGACACCTCTCTGTGGTCCCAGTCGTGGGAGTCTGATGACAGGGCAGTATGCCCATACGAATGGGAGTTATAAAAACCAGGCTCCTAAGGGACATACCAAGCTTTTGAGAACTTATCCGATGCTGTTGCAGGAAGCTGGTTACAAAACTGCGTTTATTGGAAAATGGACCACGGGTCGCAATGGAGACAAATCGGTGCATCCGGGCTTTGATCGGTGGTTTTGCTCGGGCGTGAATCGGGATTATAAAATGAATCCCTCTGTCAATGTGGATGGTGAGTGGATTCAGTATATGGGGCATGCCACGGATATTGATTCGATGGAAGCAGTTCGCTTCATTCGTGAAAACAAAGACGAAGCCTTCAGTATCTCACTGTGGCATCGATCCGTGCACACCAGTTACGGCGATGAGGATTTACTCGCTGCCGAGCGGAATCGTGAGCTTTACAAAGATCAACCCATCCAACGTAGATTGAGTGCACAACCTGGTTTTGAGGTTCAACCTTCTCTCAAAGGCTTCGCTCAACGTCCGCCTACGGATGAAGACATTCGCAACATTGCTCGCATGACCGTGGATATCGACGACGGAGTGGGAGAGATCTACCGGGCTCTGGAGGAGGAAGGCATATTGGATGAGACCATGATTATCTTTTTGGGAGACAATGGTTTCTTCTTTGGAGAACATGGACTCACCGAAAAGCGATTGGCCTATGAAGAATCGATTCGTGTGCCGTTTCTGGTTCGTTACCCGCCTTTGATCAAAGCGGGAACTCGATCAGAGGTAGGCGTGCTAAATATAGATGTGGCTCCGACCTTTTTAAGATTGGCAGGCGTCCCGGTTCCGGAGGACATGCAGGGGCAGGATTTCTTGCCCGTGTTTCAAGGCGGACAATTGGAAGAACCCCGTGAGGCCTTGCTCTTTGAATTCTGGTCGGAAACCGATCTACCTGGCCAAGCCTGTTGGTGGAAAGCGGTTCGCAACGATCGCTGGAAATACATCCACTACTACAAAGAACCGTTTTACGATGAGCTTTATGACCTGGAGAATGATCCCTACGAGATGAATAATCTGATCGAGGATAAGGAGTATGCTGAGACCTTGAAACACCTGCAAAGTGAGTTAAAGCGGCTGATGGAGAAATATGATGACAAGGAGATGGATTATGAGTTCTGGAGTGGAGTTGAGTTTGAGGGTTAGAGTAGAACAGGCGTCTCGCCTGTTTATTGCTCCTCGATGGTCACAGATTGAATCGAACCGTTTAATTGTGTTGAGTGTCTTTGAAAAAACACAGGCAAGATGCCTGTGCTACTTTAATTAAGCGATGGAATCTATTACCAAAGCTCAGGCTCGTCGCCTAGCCATCGCCAGCTCTCTTAACGGTAATGGTAAAGGTCGAGGTAGGCAGGCGGCCTTAAAAACGGTGAAGCACCTGGGCTATGTTCAAATCGATACCATCTCGGTGATTGAACGGGCGCATCACCATGTTTTTTGGTCCAGGCAGGAGAGTTACCAGACGGATTATTTAAATGATCTATTGGCTAAAGATAGATCTGTATTCGAACAATGGGCACATGCAGTCGCCTATATGCCGATTGAGGACTATCGATACTACCTCCCCAAGATGGAGGATGAGCGAAAGCCACCGACTAATAAGTGGCAGCGAAAGCGTTTCGAATTGGCTAAAACTCACATTAAAAATGTCATGAAACGTATTCGTAAGGAAGGTCCGCTTTCTTCGAAGGATTTTGACCATGATGGAAAGAAGAGCTCTGGAGGATGGGGACCATTGAAGCCGGCCAAATTGGCCCTGGATATTTTGTATAGCCAAGGTGATCTCATGATCTCCTCTCGGCGAAATTTCCAACGAGTCTTTGATCTGACCGAACGGGTACTGCCGGAGGGTCTGGATCTTTCGATGCCTGATCCTGAGGACTGTGCGAGACACCAGATCCGACGAACGTTGACTGCCATGGGATTAGCTCGTGAGTCAGAAATTAATAAGCACCTTCAGTTGGCAGACCGAAAAACTATCCATTTTGTGATCCAAGATATGCTTGAGGCTGATGAGGTCATTTCTTTGAAGGTAAGAGGGATTCCAGATGAGGTTTATTACGCGCTGCCAGATACTCTGAATCAATTATCGAAGCTTCGGGTTTCCAAGCAGATCCGCATCCTGTCTCCTTTTGATAATATGGTGATTCAGCGTGAAAGGATGAAGTTGCTTTTTGATTTTGAATACACGATCGAATGTTACGTGCCAGCAGCTAAGCGTGTATTCGGCTATTTCGTATGTCCAATTTTCTGGGGAAGCGAATTGGTCGCCCGCATTGATATGAAAGCGGACCGGAAGACAAAGACCTTGATGGTCCAACAGTTGCATTATGAATCACATTTGAAGGATCAAACGGCCTTTGATTCTGCTTTGGAAAAGGCCCTTGAAGAATTTGCCCAATTTAATGGATGTGAAGAAGTAAGGTAGCACAGGCATCTTGCCTGTGTATTGAAATGGTACCGCTGGAAAAGTATCTAAATGTAATTGAACTTGCATGGCGGTGCGAAGTTTTAGGACTCTATCCAGACGTCGTTGGTAAAACACAGGCAAGGATGCCTGTGCTACTCTATTTTAGTATCGCATTTGGAATGCGAATTTTCATACATTGCTTTTATGAAGCGAAGATTCCCCTGGTTCGCTACTTTCTCGTTCTATGGTTTGTTCTGTTGCCTGCAGGCACAGGAAACGGTTTCTGTACGAGGACGTATTGTAGACGCTGATACGCGTGAAATGTTACCCGCTCGATTGTACATCGAATCTG
This genomic stretch from Opitutia bacterium ISCC 52 harbors:
- a CDS encoding HAD family phosphatase, giving the protein MKLGALFDWDGVVIDSSKAHEESWDLLGDEVGKPLPEGHFKKGFGRKNQVIIPEILGWTNDSEEIERLGNRKEALYREIVAEKGVDRIPGIEAFLQNLNAVGIGCAVGSSTPRKNVETILEMVGFGPYFQAIVCAEDVTQGKPNPEVFLTGASKLGLEVGNCAVFEDAYAGLQAAKAGGMKAIALSTTHPAEALKAESPDLILENFLGFEFEKFSHLFKRRSTQINTEKNSDFPNYSCSLVSIRG
- a CDS encoding dicarboxylate/amino acid:cation symporter, which gives rise to MFDKKKLSLTAKILIGMFTGIALGSLINAFLSGNVMVENYLVEGLFAIIGTIFINALKMLVVPLVLVSLICGTAALDDARRVGTVGIKAVGLYLFTTAVAITLALCCSLIVNPGKGIDPDKFIEKKAPVRSAVELQVDDLESELVAVKAVINEVATNQLQVVPPFQLEDNAEDESVVTFTPAKAPPLKEVIINLFPSNPFQAMAQGNMLQIIVFAVLFGIALTMSGKKGQRVLSIFKDLNEVVMKLVLILIELAPYGVFCLVSRTFATQGFDAIWPLAKYFFLVVGVLLIHASLTYPLLLKFLTGLSPFTFLKKMREAQIFAFSTASSNATIPVTLETAEKDLGVNNSIASFTVPLGATINMDGTAVMQGVATIFIAQAYGIDLTFGNLMTVIVTATLASVGTAGVPSAGLIMLSIVLIQIGLPVDAIAIIWGIDRLLDMLRTSVNITGDAMVTTIVGKWEGQLDKDIFNNDTSSSEG
- the uvrB gene encoding excinuclease ABC subunit UvrB, whose amino-acid sequence is MSSSEKFKLAAEYTPRGDQPEAIDQLVKSIQDGNRFQTLLGVTGSGKTFTMANVIEQIQRPTLIMSHNKTLAAQLYSEFKNFFPDNAVEYFVSYYDYYQPEAYVPATDTYIEKDSSINDEIERLRIAATSSLISRRDVLVVASVSCIYGLGSPEDYQELMIPLRIGSDIGRDPLLHRLVDIQYNRNDVDLSRGNFRVRGDVVDIFPAYMETSIRVEFWGDEIDSIKELDPLTGDTGASLNHFDLCPANQYLTTKGKVEGSIDGIKQELEERVAYFESRGLLLEAQRVRMRTDYDLEQLQELGFCSGIENYSRWFSGRKPGERPFCLIDFFPDDLLIMLDESHATLPQIGGMYQGDRSRKTTLVEHGFRLPSALDNRPMNIEEFMELAKQVMFVSATPRPFEMENSAVVAEQIIRPTGLLDPTMEILPTKGQVEHLIGEIKNAVDQEERVLVTTLTKRMSEDLTTFLREAEIRVEYLHSDIDAIERVEILRRLRAGDFDVLVGVNLLREGLDLPEVALVAILDADKEGFLRNFTSLVQTAGRAARHEKGRVLLYADKLNDSLKKTIAVTAYRRDKQEAYNEEHGITPKSVVRPVQSSLVYQTKEEDTGLVAEALGGDERKQVIAEMEQEMLEAADSLEFERAALLRDQISLLRSGKDGAPKKKGRSRGYGRRGRR
- a CDS encoding sulfatase-like hydrolase/transferase, with translation MFRKIASHTWFLILAFTCGHYALADDRPNMIVIFIDELRWDGLGITGHPFVETPHIDRLAREGMLMDNAFVVTPLCGPSRGSLMTGQYAHTNGSYKNQAPKGHTKLLRTYPMLLQEAGYKTAFIGKWTTGRNGDKSVHPGFDRWFCSGVNRDYKMNPSVNVDGEWIQYMGHATDIDSMEAVRFIRENKDEAFSISLWHRSVHTSYGDEDLLAAERNRELYKDQPIQRRLSAQPGFEVQPSLKGFAQRPPTDEDIRNIARMTVDIDDGVGEIYRALEEEGILDETMIIFLGDNGFFFGEHGLTEKRLAYEESIRVPFLVRYPPLIKAGTRSEVGVLNIDVAPTFLRLAGVPVPEDMQGQDFLPVFQGGQLEEPREALLFEFWSETDLPGQACWWKAVRNDRWKYIHYYKEPFYDELYDLENDPYEMNNLIEDKEYAETLKHLQSELKRLMEKYDDKEMDYEFWSGVEFEG
- a CDS encoding winged helix DNA-binding domain-containing protein encodes the protein MESITKAQARRLAIASSLNGNGKGRGRQAALKTVKHLGYVQIDTISVIERAHHHVFWSRQESYQTDYLNDLLAKDRSVFEQWAHAVAYMPIEDYRYYLPKMEDERKPPTNKWQRKRFELAKTHIKNVMKRIRKEGPLSSKDFDHDGKKSSGGWGPLKPAKLALDILYSQGDLMISSRRNFQRVFDLTERVLPEGLDLSMPDPEDCARHQIRRTLTAMGLARESEINKHLQLADRKTIHFVIQDMLEADEVISLKVRGIPDEVYYALPDTLNQLSKLRVSKQIRILSPFDNMVIQRERMKLLFDFEYTIECYVPAAKRVFGYFVCPIFWGSELVARIDMKADRKTKTLMVQQLHYESHLKDQTAFDSALEKALEEFAQFNGCEEVR